DNA from Pseudomonas putida:
AACTCCGGTGATAGCTCGCGTCCGCTGGGCAGTGGCAACGGCAACGACCAACCGGCCGCACCATCGGCGCTGCCGACAGACAGCATGCCGCCGCCGACGGAGACAGTGCCGCCGCCTTTGGGCAGCGACGGCGGGGTAAACAAAGGGTCGCGGCGAGTGTCCGCGGACGTAGAGGATGAATCGGGCATGTTGGGCTCCTGCGCGCCCTCCCGCATGGCACGGGAACGGCACAGACTACTGATGGCATGGAAGGAGCGCCCCCGCCAGCACCGACCGCCGTGGGCGGATGATCGAACGCATAGGCAGGACGAAAGCGCTCAAGCTTTGAACAGCTTATCCATCAGTCCAACAGGGCAGAACTGCCCGAAACACGAGGTGGCGCCGAGCGGAAAAACGTGCCTGATCGCCGCACACCTGGCCCGACTGCTGGCCGCTATTGAGTTTTATCCGCTTCGGCAAACGCCTGCTGGGCATCCCAGCCGCCGCCCAACGCGGCAATCAGCTGCACGCTGGCCACCAGCCTGCCCTGAAGCAAGGTCAGGACACTGCGCTCGTTGCTCAGCGCCGTAGTCTGGACGTTGACCACATCCAGATAGCCGATCAGCCCGGCGCGGTACTGGTTCTCGGTCAGGCGCAGCGACTCACGGGCCGCCTCCAGGGCTTGCTGGCGCACCACGGCCTCATCCCCATACACCTTGAGCTGCACCAGGTAGTTCTCGACTTCCTTGAAGCCATCGAGCACGGTCTGTCGGTACTGCGCCACGGTCTGGTCGTACACCGCCACGGTGCGATCCACCTCGGCACTGCGTCGACCGGCATCGAACAGCGTCATGGCCAGCGACGGCCCTACCGACCAGTAGCGGTTGGGCAGCTCGATCCAGTTGCTGAAGCTGCTGCTGGAGTAACCACCGCTCATGCTCAGGCTCAGGTCCGGGAAATACGCCGCGCGAGCCACGCCAATGTTGGCGTTGGCGGCCATCACATTGCGCTCGGCCGAAGCAATGTCAGGCCGACGCTCCAGCAATTGCGAAGGTAGCGACACCGGGATCTGTGGCAAGCCCGGGATACGCTTGCTGTCGGCCAGGGCGAAGTCCGCCGGCGCCTTGCCCAACAGCACGGCGATGGCGTTCTCGTACTGGGCGCGCTGCCAGGCCAGGTCGATCAAGTCGGCCTCCGTACTCTTGAGCTGGGTACGCGCCTGCGCCACGGCATCGGGCCCGGCAACGCCTGCGCGGTACTGGTTTTCGTTCATTCGCAGCGAACGTGCGTAGGCAGCCACGGTGGCCTCCAGCAGGCGCTTCTGCTCGTCGATCACCCGCAGTTGCAGGTAGTTCTGCACCAGCTCCGACTGCAGGCTCAGGCGGATCGCCGCCAGGTCTGCAAGGCTGGCCTGGGCACTGGCCTCATTGGCATTGAGCGTCTCGCGCAACTTGCCCCACAGATCGATCTCCCAGCTCACGCCAAGCTGGGCGTTGTAGGTATCGCGGATACCGCTGCTGTTGTTCGACAGGCTCGAACTGCTGCTGCCGGTGCCCTGGGCCGAGCGGGTCTTGCCCACCGAAAGGTCCAGGCTTGGGAACAAGGCGCCACGGCTGCTGCGCACCAAGGCCTGGGCCTGGCGGTACTGGGCCGCGTACTGGGCCACCGTTTGGTTGTTGCGGTTGAGTTCCTCGACCAGCGCGTTGAGCCCCGTGTCGCCGTAGATTTCCCACCAGGCGCCACGGGCGATGGCATCGGACGGGTTGGCCTGGGTCCAGCCCTCGGCCTGCTTGAACTGCGTTGGCGTGGCGAGCGTCGGGCGGTGGTAGTCCGGGCTCAGGGTACAGGCGCTGAGCAGCGCCACGCACAGGCCGGCGCCGACCAGGCGCGAGCCGCGCCCACGGGTCAGCAGCTTCAGGGCGCGGTGGAGTGGGGTCTGGGCAAAGTTCATAGCGGGGTATCCAGTGCGGCGTCGGTGCGCACGCCACGCCAGCGGTTGAACCGGTGGCGCAGGCGGTCGAGGTACAGGTAGACCACAGGCGTGGTGTAGAGGGTCAGGACCTGGCTGAACACCAGACCACCGATAATCGTCAGGCCCAGAGGCTGACGCATCTCGGCGCCCTCGGCGCGACTGAGCAACAGCGGCAGCGCACCAAGGATGGCGGCCAGCGTGGTCATCAGGATCGGGCGCAAGCGCAGCAGGCAGGCACGGCGGATGGACTCCTCCGGGCTAAGGCCATCGTTGCGCTCCAGTTGCAGGGCCAGGTCGATCATCAGGATCGCGTTCTTCTTCACCACCCCGATCAGCAGGAACAAGCCCAGCAATGAGATCAGGCTGAACTCGCCGCCGGTGGCATACAACGCCAGCAAGGCACCGACCCCGGCCGACGGCAGGGTGGAAAGAATGGTCAGCGGATGGATGTAGCTCTCATAGAGAATCCCCAGCACCAGGTAAACCAGCACCAGGGCGCCGAGGATCATCAACGGCTGGCCCTGGGTAGTCTTGGCGAAAGCATCGGCGGTGCCGCCGAGCTTGGCGATCACTTCCTCCGGCAGGCCGAGCTTGGCCACCGTGCGCTCCACGGCGGCCATGGCCTGGTCGGGGCTGTAACCTTCTGCGACATCGAAGGCGATATCCTCGGAGGCGAACTGCCCTTCGTGGCTGACACGGTCATTGGCCAGGCTGTTCTCGTAGCGGGCGAAGCTCGACAGCGGTACCCGCGCACCGTCGGCGGTGATCACCTGGACCTGCTCCAGGGTGCTGGGGTCCCAAGCATACCTGGGGTTGATCTCAAGCACTACCTGGTACTGGTTGAGGCTGTCGTAGATCGTCGAGATCTGCCGTTGACTGTAGGCGTTGTTGAGCACCGTGGTGACCATGTCCATGTCGATGCCCAAGCGCTTGGCCTGGTCGCGATCCACCACCAGGGTCACCTGCTGGGTACCCGCACCGTCCCTGGCATCGATCGCAGTCAGCTCAGGCAGCGCGCGCAAAGCTGCGACCACCTTGGGGAACCACTCACGCAAGGCACCCAGGTCACCACTTTGCAGGGTGTAGAGGTATTGGGAGGTGGACTGGTCGCGCCCGCCTCCGCCCAGTTGCAGGTCCTGGTCGGCCATCAGGAACAGCCGCCCACCGGGCACCTTGGGCATTTCCTTGCGCAGGCGCTCGATCACCTGCTGGGCCGACAGCTTGCGCTCGCCGATGGGCTTGAGGCGCACCAGCACGAAGGCGTTGTTGGTGCCGCTGTTGCCGCCGATGAAACCTGCCACGCTCTCCACCGCCGGGTCGGCCAGCAAAGCGCGGCGGTAGGTCTCCATCTTAGGCTGCATTACGCTGAACGACAGGCCGTCGTCGCCACGGATGAAGCCTTGCAACTGCCCGGTATCCTGCTGGGGCATGAGGGTCTTGGGTACCACCACGTACAGGGCGATATTGACGCCGATGGTCACCAGCAGGCTGATCAGCGTGAGACGCTTGTGACGCAGCGCCCAGCCCAGGCTGCGGTCGTAGGCCGCGACCATGCGCTGATGCACCTGGTCGCTCCAGCGTTGCAGGCGGTTCTGCTCCTGGGCATGGGGCTTGAGCCAGCGTGAGCAGAGCATGGGCGTGAGGGTCAGCGACACCAGCAACGACACCAGGATCGCCGCAGCCAGGGTAATGGAGAACTCCTGGAACAGGCCACGCACGATGCCGCCCATGAACAGGATCGAGACGAACACCGCCACCAGCGAGACGTTCATCGACAGCAGGGTGAAGCCCACCTCCTTGGCGCCCAAGAAGGCTGCGCGCATGGGCGGTTGGCCGTCCTCGATGTGCCGGGAGATGTTCTCCAGCACCACGATGGCATCGTCCACCACCAGCCCGGTGGCGAGGATCAACGCCATCAACGACAGGTTGTTCAACGAGAACCCACACAGGTACATGACCGCGAAGGTCCCCACCAGCGAGACCGGCACGGCCAGACTGGGGATCAGCGAAGCACGCACGTTGCCCAGGAACAGGTACACCACCAGGATGACCAGCACCACCGCGATCAGCAGGGTGTGCTCGGCCTCCTTCAGCGTGGCCTTGATCACCGGAGAGCGGTCCATGGCCACGTTCAGCTTGACGCTGGCCGGCAGCAGCGATTGCAAGGCCGGCAACTGGGCCTTGATCTCGTCGACGGTCTGGATGATGTTGGCGCCGGTCTGGCGATTGACCACCAGCAGCACCGCGGCCTGATCATTGAAAAAGCCACTGTTGTAGCGGTTTTCGACGCCATCGGTGACGCTCGCCACATCGGATAGGCGCAAAATCGCGCCGTCCTGCTGACGGATGACCAGCGGCTCGTAGTCTTTGGCGGTCTCCAGTTGGTCATTGGCACGCACCTGCCAGTTGCGCTCGGCATCTTCGACGAAGCCCATGGGCCGACGCTGGTTGGCATTGGCCACCGCGGTGCGGACCTCGTCCAGAGACAGGCCGTATTGGTTGAGCAGTTGGGGCTCCACGGAGATGCGCACCGCCGGCAACGAGCTGCCTCCGATCTGCACTTCCCCTACCCCGCTGACCTGGGCCAGGCTCTGGGCCAGGATGGTGTCGGCCATGTCGTAAAGTTGGCCTTTGGAGAGCACATCCGAGGTCAGCGACAGCACCATGATCGGTGCCTGGGACGGGTTGATCTTCTTGTAGGTGGGCATGCTGCGCATGCCGCTGGGCAGCAGGTTGCGAGTGGCGTTGATCGCCGCCTGGACCTCCCGCGCCGCGCCATCGATGTCGCGGCCCATGTCGAAGCCGATGATCACCCGGGTCGAGCCCTGGCTGGAGCTGCTGGTCAACGTGGTGACCCCGGCGATGCTGCCGAGCTTGCGCTCCAGCGGCGTGGCCACGGTGGCGGCCATCACCTCAGGGCTGGCGCCCGGTAGGTTGGCCTGTACCACGATCACCGGGAAGTCCATTTGCGGCAATGGCGACACTGGCAACAAGCCAAAGCTCACCCCACCCAGGAGCATGATCGCCAGGCTTAGCAACATGGTCGCCACTGGCCGGCGGATGAACGGGCCGGACAGGTTCATGCCTGGGCCTGCTGCGCATCAGTGGCCGGACGCCAGCGGCGCGCCAGGCGGTCGAAGTACAGGTAGATGACCGGCGTGGTGAACAGCGTCAGTACCTGGCTGACCAACAGGCCACCCACCATCACCAGGCCCAGCGGCTGGCGCAGCTCTGCGCCGGAGCCGGTGGCGAGCATCAGCGGCACAGCACCGAACAAGGCCGCCAGGGTAGTCATCAGGATGGGCCGGAAGCGCAGCAGTGCCGCCTGGTAGATGGCATCGCGCGGGGTCATGCCCTGATGACGCTCGGCCTCCAGGGCGAAGTCGATCATCATGATGGCGTTCTTCTTGACGATACCGATCAGCAGGATGATGCCGATGATGGCAATCATCCCCAGGTCGTTGCCGCTCAGGATCAAGGCCAGCAAGGCACCGACCGCCGCCGATGGCAGGGTCGAGAGAATGGTCACGGGGTGGATGTAGCTCTCGTACAGCACGCCTAGCACGATGTACATCGTGACCACGGCGGCAAGAATCAGCAGCAAGGTGCTCGACAGCGACGCCTGGAAGGCCTCGGCGGCACCCTGGAAGCGCGTCTGCACGCCCAGCGGCATGCCTATCTCCTGCTGCACTTGCTCGATGACCTTGACCGCCTCGCCCAGGGAAGCGCCATGGGCCAGGTTGAACGACATCATCACCGCCGGGAACTGGCCGATATGCGAAATCGCCAGTTGCGCCTGGCGCTGCTCGATCCTTGCCAGGGCCGACAAGCGGACCTGCCCGCCGTCGGTGGACTTGACGTGGATCGACTCCAGCGCCTGCGGGCCGATGCTCGAGGCCGTCTGGGACTGCAATACCACGCGGTACTGGCTGGCCTGGGTATAGATGGTGGAGATCTGTCGCTGGCCAAAGGCGTCATACAAGGCGTTGGTGATCTGCGACACGCTGATCCCCAGGCGACTGGCCATGTCGCGGTCGATCACCAGGTACACCTGCAGGCCTTTGTCCTGCAGGTCGCTGGCCACATCCTGCAGTTCGGGGCGCTGCTGCAGGGCCTGAACCAGCTTGCCGCTCCATTCGGCGAGCAGGTCGGCATCAGGCGACGACAGGCTGAACTGGTACTGGGTACGGCTGACCCGGTCTTCGATGCTCAGGTCCTGCACCGGCTGCATGAACAGGCGGATCCCCACCAGCTTGTCGAGCTGCGGCTGCAGGCGGTTGATGACCTCGCTGGCCGTAACGTCCCGCTCGCCATGCGGCTTGAGGTTGATCAGCAGACGGCCGCTGTTGAGCGTGGCGTTATCGCCATCGACGCCAATGTAGGACGACAGGCTCTGCACCGCCGGATCCTTGAGGATCACCTTGCTCAGCGCTTGCTGACGCTCGCTCATGGCGGCGAAGGAGGTGGACTGGGGCGCCTCGGAGATCCCCTGGATCACGCCGGTATCCTGCGCCGGGAAGAACCCCTTGGGCACGATGATGTACAGGAACACCGTCAGCACCAGGCTGGCCACCGCCACCAGCAAGGTCAGTGGCTGATGCTTGAGCACCCACTGCAGACCCCGACCATAGTGCTCGATCAGCCAGTCGATCCAGGCCCCGCTGGCACGGTAGAAGCGCCCCTGCTCTTGCTCTTTGGGTTCGCGCTTGAGCAGCCGCGCGCACATCATCGGGGTCAGGGTCAGGGACACCACCAGGGAAATCAGGATCGCCACCGCCAGGGTGATGGCGAACTCGCGGAACAGCCGACCGACCACGTCGGCCATGAACAACAGCGGGATCAGCACCGCGATCAGCGAGAAGGTCAGCGAGACCAGGGTGAAACCGATCTGACGGGCGCCCTTGAGGGCCGCCTGCATCGGCGTTTCGCCCTCCTCGATATGCCGGGAGATGTTCTCCAACATGACGATGGCATCGTCCACCACGAAGCCCGTGGCAATGGTCAAGGCCATCAGCGTGAGGTTGTTGACCGAGAAACCGGCCAGGTACATCACGCCGAAGGTGCCGATCAGCGACAGCGGCACGGCGATCGACGGAATGATAGTGGCGCTGAATCGGCGCAGGAACACGAACGTCACCATCACCACCAGTGCGATGGCGATCAACAGCTCGTGCTGCACGTCCTTGACCGCCGCACGAATGGTCTGGGTACGATCGGTGAGGACGGTGACATCCAGGCCCGCCGGCAGGTTGTCGGTGATCGAGGGCAGCATCTCTTTGATCAGGTCGACCACTTCGATGACGTTGGCCCCCGGCTGGCGCTGAATGTTCAGCAATACCGCCTGGTTCTCGTTGGCCCAGGCCGCCAGGCGCTCGTTCTCGGCACCGTCGACGATCTCGGCGACATCCTTCAGGCGCAGGGGCGCGCCGTTGTTGTAGGCGAGGATAAGGTTGGCGTACTCGGCGGGCGAGCGCAGTTGGTCGTTGGCGTCGAGCATCGAGACCCGCGTCGGACCATCGAAGTTGCCTTTAGGCTGGTTGACGTTGGAAGCGCCGATCAGGCTGCGCACGTCGTCCAGGTTCAGGCCGTTGGCGGCCAACGCATCGACGTTGACCTTGATGCGCACCGCCTGGCGCTGACCGCCGGCGATGCTGACCATGCCCACCCCGCTGATCTGGGCGATCTTCTGCGCCACCCGGGTATCGACCAGGTCATTGAGCTTGGGCAGCGGCATGGTCTTGGAGGAAATGGCCAGGGTCAGCACCGGGGTATCGGCCGGGTTGACCTTGTTGTACACCGGTGGCGCCGGCAGGTCGCTGGGCAGCAGGTTGGTGGCGGCGTTGATCGCTGCCTGGACCTGTTGCTCGGCGACATCCATGTTCATGTCGAGGTTGAAACGCAGGGTCAGTACCGAAGCGCCGCCGGAGCTGGTCGATGCCATCTGGGTCAGACCTGGCATCTGCCCGAACTGACGCTCCAGGGGCGCGGTGACCGCACTGGTCATGACTTGGGGGCTGGCGCCGGGATACAGGGTCATGACGCGGATCGTTGGGTAATCGACCTGGGGCAAGGCCGCGACCGGCAGCAGCTTGTAGGCGATCAGGCCGGCCAGCACGATGGCCAGCATGCTCAGCGTGGTGGCGACCGGGCGGAGGATGAACAGGCGCGAGAGGTTCATGCGCCCGCCTTGCCCGACTCACCGGCCTGGGCCGAACCCTTGGCGTCTTGACCCTGGAGTTGCTGGCCAGGGGTGGTCGGCACCTGGGAGCTGTCCTCCACCACGTCCACCTTGCTGCCTTCGCGCAGGCGGTCGGTGCCTTCGAGGACCAGACGATCGCCTGCGGCCAGGCCGTCGAGCACCACGCTCTGCTCGCCGTCGGTGGCACCGACCTTGAGCTTGCGGATGTTGACCGTGTTCTGGGCGTTGACCACATAGGCGAAGGTGCCGTCATTGCCGAACTGGATGGCCGCGGCCGGCGCCAACAGCACCTGCTTGAGGGTGTCGGCCAGAAGGCGCACGTTGACGAACTGGTTGGGGAACAGGGCCTGGTCCTTGTTATCGAAGCGGGCCTTGAACTTCAGGGTGCCGGTGGTGGTGTCGATCTGGTTGTCCAGGCTGCCCAGCACACCGGTGGACTGCAGCTTGCTGTCGCTGCGATCCCAGGCTTCAACCGGCAGGCTCGCGCCGCTGCGGTAGCGCTCGAGCACGGTGGACAGCTCGGTTTCCGGCAGAGTGAAAGCCACGCTGATCGGCTCGGTCTGGGTGATCACCACCAGGGCGGTGGTGTCGTTGGCGGCCACCAGGTTGCCCAGGTCGAGCTGGCGCAGGCCGACCCGGCCACTGATGGGCGCGCGGATCTGGGTGAAGTCGAGGTTCAGACGGGCGTCGTTGACCTGCGCCTGGTTGGTCTTGACCAACCCCTGGAATTGCGCGACCTGAGCCTCGGCGGTGTCCAGGGTCTGCTTGGCGATGCTGTCTTCGGCATACAGGC
Protein-coding regions in this window:
- a CDS encoding efflux transporter outer membrane subunit; translation: MNFAQTPLHRALKLLTRGRGSRLVGAGLCVALLSACTLSPDYHRPTLATPTQFKQAEGWTQANPSDAIARGAWWEIYGDTGLNALVEELNRNNQTVAQYAAQYRQAQALVRSSRGALFPSLDLSVGKTRSAQGTGSSSSSLSNNSSGIRDTYNAQLGVSWEIDLWGKLRETLNANEASAQASLADLAAIRLSLQSELVQNYLQLRVIDEQKRLLEATVAAYARSLRMNENQYRAGVAGPDAVAQARTQLKSTEADLIDLAWQRAQYENAIAVLLGKAPADFALADSKRIPGLPQIPVSLPSQLLERRPDIASAERNVMAANANIGVARAAYFPDLSLSMSGGYSSSSFSNWIELPNRYWSVGPSLAMTLFDAGRRSAEVDRTVAVYDQTVAQYRQTVLDGFKEVENYLVQLKVYGDEAVVRQQALEAARESLRLTENQYRAGLIGYLDVVNVQTTALSNERSVLTLLQGRLVASVQLIAALGGGWDAQQAFAEADKTQ
- a CDS encoding efflux RND transporter permease subunit produces the protein MNLSGPFIRRPVATMLLSLAIMLLGGVSFGLLPVSPLPQMDFPVIVVQANLPGASPEVMAATVATPLERKLGSIAGVTTLTSSSSQGSTRVIIGFDMGRDIDGAAREVQAAINATRNLLPSGMRSMPTYKKINPSQAPIMVLSLTSDVLSKGQLYDMADTILAQSLAQVSGVGEVQIGGSSLPAVRISVEPQLLNQYGLSLDEVRTAVANANQRRPMGFVEDAERNWQVRANDQLETAKDYEPLVIRQQDGAILRLSDVASVTDGVENRYNSGFFNDQAAVLLVVNRQTGANIIQTVDEIKAQLPALQSLLPASVKLNVAMDRSPVIKATLKEAEHTLLIAVVLVILVVYLFLGNVRASLIPSLAVPVSLVGTFAVMYLCGFSLNNLSLMALILATGLVVDDAIVVLENISRHIEDGQPPMRAAFLGAKEVGFTLLSMNVSLVAVFVSILFMGGIVRGLFQEFSITLAAAILVSLLVSLTLTPMLCSRWLKPHAQEQNRLQRWSDQVHQRMVAAYDRSLGWALRHKRLTLISLLVTIGVNIALYVVVPKTLMPQQDTGQLQGFIRGDDGLSFSVMQPKMETYRRALLADPAVESVAGFIGGNSGTNNAFVLVRLKPIGERKLSAQQVIERLRKEMPKVPGGRLFLMADQDLQLGGGGRDQSTSQYLYTLQSGDLGALREWFPKVVAALRALPELTAIDARDGAGTQQVTLVVDRDQAKRLGIDMDMVTTVLNNAYSQRQISTIYDSLNQYQVVLEINPRYAWDPSTLEQVQVITADGARVPLSSFARYENSLANDRVSHEGQFASEDIAFDVAEGYSPDQAMAAVERTVAKLGLPEEVIAKLGGTADAFAKTTQGQPLMILGALVLVYLVLGILYESYIHPLTILSTLPSAGVGALLALYATGGEFSLISLLGLFLLIGVVKKNAILMIDLALQLERNDGLSPEESIRRACLLRLRPILMTTLAAILGALPLLLSRAEGAEMRQPLGLTIIGGLVFSQVLTLYTTPVVYLYLDRLRHRFNRWRGVRTDAALDTPL
- a CDS encoding MdtB/MuxB family multidrug efflux RND transporter permease subunit, encoding MNLSRLFILRPVATTLSMLAIVLAGLIAYKLLPVAALPQVDYPTIRVMTLYPGASPQVMTSAVTAPLERQFGQMPGLTQMASTSSGGASVLTLRFNLDMNMDVAEQQVQAAINAATNLLPSDLPAPPVYNKVNPADTPVLTLAISSKTMPLPKLNDLVDTRVAQKIAQISGVGMVSIAGGQRQAVRIKVNVDALAANGLNLDDVRSLIGASNVNQPKGNFDGPTRVSMLDANDQLRSPAEYANLILAYNNGAPLRLKDVAEIVDGAENERLAAWANENQAVLLNIQRQPGANVIEVVDLIKEMLPSITDNLPAGLDVTVLTDRTQTIRAAVKDVQHELLIAIALVVMVTFVFLRRFSATIIPSIAVPLSLIGTFGVMYLAGFSVNNLTLMALTIATGFVVDDAIVMLENISRHIEEGETPMQAALKGARQIGFTLVSLTFSLIAVLIPLLFMADVVGRLFREFAITLAVAILISLVVSLTLTPMMCARLLKREPKEQEQGRFYRASGAWIDWLIEHYGRGLQWVLKHQPLTLLVAVASLVLTVFLYIIVPKGFFPAQDTGVIQGISEAPQSTSFAAMSERQQALSKVILKDPAVQSLSSYIGVDGDNATLNSGRLLINLKPHGERDVTASEVINRLQPQLDKLVGIRLFMQPVQDLSIEDRVSRTQYQFSLSSPDADLLAEWSGKLVQALQQRPELQDVASDLQDKGLQVYLVIDRDMASRLGISVSQITNALYDAFGQRQISTIYTQASQYRVVLQSQTASSIGPQALESIHVKSTDGGQVRLSALARIEQRQAQLAISHIGQFPAVMMSFNLAHGASLGEAVKVIEQVQQEIGMPLGVQTRFQGAAEAFQASLSSTLLLILAAVVTMYIVLGVLYESYIHPVTILSTLPSAAVGALLALILSGNDLGMIAIIGIILLIGIVKKNAIMMIDFALEAERHQGMTPRDAIYQAALLRFRPILMTTLAALFGAVPLMLATGSGAELRQPLGLVMVGGLLVSQVLTLFTTPVIYLYFDRLARRWRPATDAQQAQA
- a CDS encoding MdtA/MuxA family multidrug efflux RND transporter periplasmic adaptor subunit, with translation MQSSVSRSPRRWLVGLLILLLVALLAWWLWPAATPHTAKPGGRPGKGMGMGMGRPGFGGSSDPVPVRVEPVHVGDFPLYYKALGTVTATNTVNVRSRVAGELVKIHFKEGQQVKAGDLLAEIDPRPYRIALQQAEGTLAQNQAQLKNAQVDLARYKGLYAEDSIAKQTLDTAEAQVAQFQGLVKTNQAQVNDARLNLDFTQIRAPISGRVGLRQLDLGNLVAANDTTALVVITQTEPISVAFTLPETELSTVLERYRSGASLPVEAWDRSDSKLQSTGVLGSLDNQIDTTTGTLKFKARFDNKDQALFPNQFVNVRLLADTLKQVLLAPAAAIQFGNDGTFAYVVNAQNTVNIRKLKVGATDGEQSVVLDGLAAGDRLVLEGTDRLREGSKVDVVEDSSQVPTTPGQQLQGQDAKGSAQAGESGKAGA